A genome region from Parafrankia irregularis includes the following:
- a CDS encoding ABC transporter substrate-binding protein: MTSRRRAHRFGSLFLAATAALTFAACSVESDDDSGTPSAGGATPEAYPPPPASATAPGVTSDSIKIGFVYPDLEKVKQYVDVDHGDYQAVFQALVDKVNKDGGIAGRRIVPVFGAVDVLSPAGASETCVRLTEDEKVFAALGSLNAEDVNCYVQTHKTLVVGGDLTAERYARAQAPWVSDLRGGDELGEGLQLYIDKGVLRGRKLAVVAYRDDQAVLDKVVLSTLRSKNIPVTETGVLDADTTDPAAVSSQLNVFIQKFQSAGVDTVLLVGGSQAQFPTELQKTGYRPRLLFANANTASSYVLTNRNGDLSVLDDSLALGQATNYSDPKINPCSSTVEAALPQTRGKIVEPALTPAGQPSWGTSESVACRYLTLFQAIAEKAGKDLTYKSFQDAAFSLGSFHIPTLVDAATYSRQSPAGDIPPTILPWDPAKKAFLSAG; the protein is encoded by the coding sequence ATGACTTCGCGTCGCCGTGCCCACCGATTCGGGTCCTTATTCCTCGCGGCTACCGCCGCGCTCACCTTCGCCGCGTGCAGCGTCGAGTCGGACGACGACAGCGGCACGCCATCAGCCGGGGGGGCTACTCCCGAGGCGTATCCACCTCCGCCGGCCTCGGCGACCGCGCCCGGGGTCACCTCCGACAGCATAAAGATCGGCTTTGTCTATCCCGACCTGGAGAAGGTCAAGCAGTATGTGGATGTCGACCACGGTGACTATCAGGCCGTCTTCCAGGCACTGGTCGACAAGGTGAACAAGGACGGCGGCATCGCCGGCCGCAGAATCGTTCCGGTGTTCGGCGCGGTCGATGTGCTGTCGCCCGCCGGGGCCTCGGAGACCTGCGTCAGGCTGACCGAGGACGAGAAGGTCTTCGCCGCGCTCGGCAGCCTCAACGCCGAAGATGTGAACTGCTATGTGCAGACCCACAAGACGCTGGTCGTCGGCGGCGATCTCACCGCCGAGCGCTATGCCAGGGCCCAGGCGCCCTGGGTTTCCGACCTCCGAGGCGGCGACGAGCTCGGCGAGGGCCTGCAGCTGTACATCGACAAGGGCGTCCTGCGGGGCAGGAAGCTCGCGGTCGTCGCCTACCGCGACGACCAGGCCGTCCTGGACAAGGTCGTCCTGTCCACCCTGCGCTCGAAGAACATTCCCGTCACCGAGACGGGTGTTCTCGACGCCGACACCACCGACCCCGCCGCCGTCTCGTCGCAGCTGAACGTCTTCATCCAGAAGTTCCAGTCGGCGGGTGTGGACACCGTGCTCCTCGTCGGAGGCTCCCAGGCCCAGTTCCCGACCGAACTGCAGAAGACCGGCTATCGCCCCCGCCTGTTGTTCGCGAATGCCAACACGGCCAGTTCCTACGTGCTGACGAATCGAAACGGCGATCTCAGCGTCCTCGACGACTCACTCGCCCTCGGGCAGGCGACGAACTACTCCGACCCGAAGATCAACCCGTGTAGCTCCACGGTCGAGGCCGCCCTGCCCCAGACCAGGGGAAAGATCGTCGAGCCGGCCCTCACGCCTGCCGGGCAACCCTCCTGGGGCACCTCCGAATCCGTGGCCTGCCGCTACCTGACCCTGTTCCAGGCCATCGCCGAGAAGGCAGGCAAGGACCTCACCTACAAATCCTTCCAGGACGCCGCCTTCTCGCTGGGCAGCTTCCACATACCGACGCTCGTCGACGCGGCGACGTACAGCCGCCAGTCGCCGGCCGGCGACATCCCGCCGACGATCCTTCCGTGGGATCCGGCGAAGAAGGCGTTTCTTTCCGCCGGCTGA
- a CDS encoding FGGY family carbohydrate kinase has translation MTLVAGVDSSTQSCKVVIREAGSGRFVRAGSAPHPDGTELDPEHWWTALRTAADRAGGLGDVAAISVAGQQHGMICLDSDGDVIRPALLWNDTRSAQAARDLVTDLGGGDPAAGAAAWAGAVGSVPVASFTVAKLRWLADHEPDAAVRIAAIALPHDWLTWRLAGARSLDTLRTDRSDASGTGYYDASAGTADVPDGATGTSGRAADAFGGHPAPAGGYRRDLLALALRRTPGETARIRLPEVAAPGEAVGRGDPGAGLGHLLLGPGCGDNAGAALGLGLRPGACLLSLGTSGVVAAVSRVGTRDASGAVAGFADATGHHLPLACTLNASRVLDVTRRLLEVDHDTLDTLALRAEPGAGGLVFVPYLEGERTPNLPTATGSLHGLSLASTTRENLARASVEGLLCLMAECVDVMRAQNVDVGRVTMVGGGARSRAVRALAPAVLGVPVAIPSPGEYVADGAARQAAAVLLAGQPDWPAVDAATHTAPPCPEIREKYRAAAALAAEDATASAV, from the coding sequence ATGACCCTGGTTGCGGGCGTCGATTCGTCGACCCAGTCGTGCAAGGTCGTCATCCGTGAGGCCGGGTCCGGCAGGTTCGTCCGTGCCGGCAGCGCACCGCATCCCGACGGCACCGAGCTCGACCCCGAGCACTGGTGGACCGCGCTGCGCACCGCGGCCGACCGCGCCGGCGGGCTGGGCGACGTCGCCGCGATCTCGGTCGCCGGCCAGCAACACGGCATGATCTGCCTGGATTCCGACGGCGACGTCATCCGGCCGGCACTGCTCTGGAACGACACCCGCTCGGCCCAGGCGGCCCGGGACCTCGTCACCGACCTCGGCGGCGGCGACCCCGCGGCGGGCGCCGCCGCGTGGGCCGGCGCGGTGGGCTCGGTCCCGGTCGCGTCGTTCACCGTGGCCAAGCTGCGCTGGCTTGCCGATCACGAGCCGGACGCCGCGGTACGCATCGCCGCGATCGCCCTGCCGCATGACTGGCTCACCTGGCGGCTGGCCGGAGCCCGTTCGCTCGACACGCTACGCACCGACCGCTCCGACGCCTCGGGCACCGGCTACTACGACGCCTCCGCCGGTACCGCGGACGTTCCAGACGGTGCCACGGGCACCTCCGGCCGTGCAGCCGACGCCTTCGGTGGGCATCCTGCGCCCGCCGGCGGCTACCGTCGCGACCTGCTCGCGCTCGCGTTGCGGCGCACCCCCGGCGAGACCGCGCGGATTCGCCTTCCCGAGGTCGCGGCGCCCGGCGAGGCAGTGGGCCGCGGCGACCCCGGCGCCGGGCTCGGGCATCTGTTGCTGGGCCCCGGCTGCGGCGACAACGCCGGTGCGGCCCTGGGCCTGGGACTGCGGCCGGGCGCGTGCCTGCTGTCACTCGGCACCTCGGGCGTGGTCGCGGCTGTGTCGCGGGTCGGCACCCGGGACGCCTCCGGCGCGGTGGCCGGTTTCGCCGACGCCACCGGCCACCATCTCCCGCTGGCCTGCACTCTCAACGCCAGCCGCGTCCTCGACGTCACCCGCCGGCTTCTCGAGGTCGACCACGACACGCTCGACACCCTCGCCCTGCGTGCCGAGCCGGGTGCGGGCGGGCTGGTGTTCGTGCCCTACCTCGAAGGGGAACGCACCCCGAACCTGCCCACCGCCACCGGCTCGCTGCACGGCCTCTCCCTCGCCTCGACGACCCGGGAGAACCTCGCCCGCGCGTCGGTCGAGGGCCTGCTGTGCCTGATGGCCGAGTGCGTCGACGTCATGCGGGCGCAGAACGTCGACGTCGGGCGGGTGACGATGGTCGGCGGCGGCGCCCGCTCACGGGCGGTCCGCGCACTGGCGCCGGCGGTTCTCGGTGTCCCGGTCGCCATCCCGTCGCCCGGTGAGTATGTCGCGGACGGCGCCGCCCGCCAGGCCGCCGCGGTGCTGCTCGCCGGTCAGCCCGACTGGCCGGCGGTGGACGCCGCCACCCACACCGCACCGCCGTGTCCTGAGATCCGGGAGAAGTACCGCGCGGCGGCGGCCCTGGCCGCCGAAGACGCGACCGCCAGCGCTGTCTGA
- a CDS encoding alpha-L-rhamnosidase, which yields MASPWKASFIAQAGASADGRPAPYLRRDFTVGGGLRSATLQVTALGLIEAHLNGSRVGDEVLAPGWTSYAHRLVVSRHEVTDLLVEGANTIGAVLGEGWAVGRLTWEEGRRAVWAGRPAAFLQLELDYGDRVEVVGSDASWRVGTGAVLADSLYDGETYDARLHPVGWCEPGFGDAAWSAAEIVDRGLDALVTGEAPPIRRIEELAVVEVLTTPTGRTVADFGQNLTGWVRLTVRGDAGTTVTLRHAETLIDGEPDFRTNRSALATDRYTLRGDPAGETWEPRFTFHGFRYVDVDGWPGELTADALVAVVVHSDVRRTGWFETSNELVNQLHRNVVWSLRGNIVGVPSDCPQRDERLGWTGDLNAFAPTAAFLYDMRGLLGSWLTDLAAEQAEKGHVPLVVPDALTMPITTPTALWADVAVSLPWALYQEYGDPAVLARQYPSMTAFMDGVEAMLDERGLWNSGFQFGDWLDPDAPANNPAGGKTDPYVVATAYLCRTTRELARTARVLGHAEDATRYEALHRRVRAAFRDEWVTPAGLLAADTVTAYALVVCFDLLEPAQLTRAGRRLAELVAKAGHRISTGFAGTPLVAHALSRTGQLDIAYRLLLQTECPSFLYPVTRGATTIWERWDAIRPDGSLNDTGMTSLNHYALGAIADWLHRVVGGLEPAEPGYRRIRIAPRPGGGLTHATVTHDTPLGRVRVRWRHDPDGRLAVDATIPAGAVAEVVLPHHPEGLTEQVAEGDHHWEYDVPPAAQDRPGYTLDTPLNVLFRDTTTWAALRAVLRRHLPQFGDADTGTEPSLPNLRTLLLYFPGQAAAIENDLAAILQA from the coding sequence ATGGCATCTCCGTGGAAAGCCAGCTTCATCGCGCAGGCGGGCGCTTCGGCCGACGGCCGGCCGGCGCCGTACCTGCGAAGGGACTTCACCGTCGGCGGCGGGCTGCGGTCAGCGACCCTGCAGGTCACCGCCCTCGGCCTGATCGAGGCGCACCTGAACGGCAGCCGGGTCGGCGACGAGGTCCTCGCCCCGGGCTGGACGTCCTACGCGCACCGGCTCGTCGTCAGCAGGCATGAGGTCACCGACCTGCTGGTCGAGGGGGCGAACACGATCGGCGCGGTCCTCGGCGAAGGTTGGGCGGTGGGGCGGCTGACCTGGGAGGAGGGCCGGCGGGCGGTGTGGGCCGGCCGGCCCGCGGCCTTCCTGCAGCTCGAACTCGACTACGGCGACCGGGTCGAGGTGGTCGGCAGCGACGCCTCGTGGCGTGTGGGGACCGGCGCGGTCCTCGCCGACAGCCTCTACGACGGCGAGACCTACGACGCCCGGCTGCACCCGGTGGGCTGGTGCGAGCCCGGATTCGGCGACGCCGCCTGGTCCGCCGCGGAGATCGTCGACCGCGGGCTCGACGCCCTCGTCACCGGCGAGGCTCCGCCGATCCGGCGGATCGAGGAGCTGGCGGTCGTGGAGGTCCTGACAACACCCACGGGCCGGACGGTCGCCGACTTCGGGCAGAACCTGACGGGCTGGGTCCGTCTCACTGTCCGCGGCGACGCCGGAACAACCGTCACCCTGCGCCACGCCGAGACGCTCATCGACGGCGAGCCCGACTTCCGCACCAACCGGAGCGCACTGGCGACGGACCGTTACACCCTGCGCGGTGACCCCGCCGGGGAGACCTGGGAGCCGCGGTTCACCTTCCACGGCTTCCGTTATGTGGACGTGGACGGCTGGCCAGGCGAGCTCACCGCCGACGCGCTGGTGGCCGTCGTCGTCCACAGCGACGTCCGCCGCACCGGCTGGTTCGAGACCTCGAACGAGCTCGTCAACCAGCTGCACCGCAACGTCGTCTGGTCCCTGCGCGGCAACATCGTCGGCGTTCCGAGCGACTGCCCGCAGCGCGACGAGCGCCTCGGCTGGACCGGTGACCTCAACGCCTTCGCCCCCACCGCCGCCTTCCTCTACGACATGCGCGGCCTGCTGGGCTCCTGGCTGACCGACCTCGCCGCCGAACAGGCCGAGAAGGGCCACGTGCCACTCGTCGTCCCGGACGCGCTCACCATGCCGATCACCACGCCGACGGCACTGTGGGCGGATGTCGCGGTGAGCCTGCCGTGGGCGCTCTACCAGGAGTACGGAGACCCGGCGGTTCTCGCCCGCCAGTACCCGTCCATGACGGCGTTCATGGACGGTGTCGAGGCGATGCTCGACGAACGGGGTCTGTGGAACAGCGGCTTCCAGTTCGGCGACTGGCTGGACCCCGACGCTCCGGCGAACAACCCCGCCGGGGGAAAGACCGACCCCTACGTCGTCGCCACCGCCTACCTGTGCAGGACGACCCGTGAGCTGGCCCGCACCGCCCGGGTTCTGGGGCACGCCGAGGACGCCACCCGGTACGAGGCACTGCACCGGCGGGTGCGCGCGGCGTTCCGCGACGAATGGGTCACTCCCGCCGGGCTCCTCGCCGCCGACACCGTCACCGCCTACGCGCTGGTCGTCTGCTTCGACCTCCTCGAACCGGCGCAGCTGACGCGTGCCGGCAGGCGGCTCGCCGAGCTGGTCGCCAAGGCCGGGCACCGCATCAGCACCGGCTTCGCCGGCACGCCGCTCGTCGCGCACGCCCTGAGCCGCACCGGCCAGCTCGACATCGCCTACCGACTGCTCCTGCAGACCGAGTGCCCGTCCTTCCTCTACCCGGTGACCCGGGGCGCGACGACGATCTGGGAACGGTGGGACGCCATCAGGCCCGACGGCTCGCTGAACGACACCGGCATGACCTCGCTCAACCACTACGCCCTCGGCGCGATCGCCGACTGGCTGCACCGCGTCGTCGGAGGACTCGAGCCGGCCGAGCCCGGCTACCGCCGCATCCGGATCGCCCCCCGGCCCGGCGGCGGGCTCACCCACGCCACCGTCACCCACGACACCCCGCTCGGGCGCGTCCGCGTCCGCTGGCGGCACGACCCGGACGGCCGCCTGGCCGTCGACGCCACCATTCCCGCGGGCGCCGTCGCCGAGGTCGTCCTCCCCCACCATCCGGAAGGGCTGACCGAACAGGTCGCCGAAGGAGACCACCACTGGGAGTACGACGTCCCGCCCGCCGCGCAGGATCGCCCCGGCTACACCCTCGACACGCCGTTGAACGTCCTTTTCCGCGACACCACCACCTGGGCCGCGCTGCGCGCCGTCCTGCGCCGGCACCTGCCGCAGTTCGGCGACGCGGACACCGGTACCGAGCCCTCCCTGCCGAACCTTCGTACGCTGCTGCTCTACTTCCCCGGCCAGGCCGCAGCCATCGAGAACGATCTGGCCGCCATCCTCCAGGCGTGA
- the xylA gene encoding xylose isomerase yields the protein MVRQPTSQDRFSFGLWTVGWPGADPFGAATRPVLDPWEYAGRLAELGAWGITFHDNDVFPFDADEATRDQRVRRLRDAADAAGLVIEMVTTNTFTHPVFKDGGLTSNDRSVRRFALRKVLRAVEIAAQLGASTFVMWGGREGGEYDGSKDVYAAMERYREGIDTVAGYIRSQGYDLRIALEPKPNEPRGDIFLPTVGHALALIAELEHGDIVGLNPETGHEQMANLNYTHALGQALWSGKLFHLDLNGQRGLKYDQDLVFGHGDLLSAFFTVDLIENGFPGYPDGPRYTGPRHFDYKPSRTEHLAGVWESARACMATYLLLAEKAERFRADPRVREAMAYAGVLELAEPTLAPGETAADLLADQDGFDPDKAAERDFGFVRLQQLAVEHLLG from the coding sequence ATGGTGCGGCAACCGACGAGCCAGGACAGGTTCTCGTTCGGGCTGTGGACGGTGGGCTGGCCCGGGGCGGACCCGTTCGGTGCCGCGACCCGTCCGGTGCTGGACCCCTGGGAGTACGCCGGCCGGCTGGCCGAGCTCGGGGCGTGGGGGATCACCTTCCACGACAACGACGTGTTCCCGTTCGACGCCGACGAGGCGACTCGCGATCAGCGGGTCCGCCGGCTCCGGGACGCGGCGGATGCCGCCGGGCTGGTGATCGAGATGGTCACCACCAACACCTTCACCCACCCGGTCTTCAAGGACGGCGGGCTGACGTCCAACGACCGGTCGGTGCGCCGGTTCGCGCTGCGCAAGGTGCTGCGCGCCGTGGAGATCGCCGCCCAGTTGGGCGCGAGCACCTTCGTGATGTGGGGCGGCCGCGAGGGCGGCGAGTACGACGGGTCGAAGGACGTCTACGCGGCCATGGAACGCTATCGGGAGGGCATCGACACCGTCGCCGGCTACATCAGGTCGCAGGGCTACGACCTGCGGATCGCGCTGGAGCCGAAGCCGAACGAGCCGCGTGGTGACATCTTCCTGCCGACCGTCGGGCACGCGCTGGCGCTCATCGCGGAGCTTGAGCACGGTGACATCGTCGGGCTCAACCCGGAGACCGGCCACGAGCAGATGGCGAATCTCAACTACACCCACGCGCTCGGTCAGGCGCTGTGGAGCGGGAAGCTGTTCCACCTCGACCTCAACGGCCAGCGAGGCCTGAAGTACGACCAGGACCTGGTCTTCGGTCACGGCGACCTGCTGTCGGCGTTCTTCACGGTCGACCTGATCGAGAACGGCTTCCCCGGCTACCCCGACGGCCCGCGCTACACCGGGCCCCGCCACTTCGACTACAAGCCGTCGCGGACGGAGCATCTGGCCGGTGTCTGGGAGTCGGCGCGGGCGTGCATGGCGACCTATCTGCTGCTCGCCGAGAAGGCGGAGCGGTTCCGCGCGGACCCCCGGGTGCGGGAGGCGATGGCCTACGCCGGCGTACTCGAACTCGCCGAGCCGACCCTGGCGCCCGGTGAGACCGCGGCCGACCTGCTGGCCGACCAGGACGGCTTTGACCCCGACAAGGCGGCCGAACGAGACTTCGGTTTCGTCCGACTGCAGCAGCTCGCCGTCGAGCACCTGCTCGGCTGA
- a CDS encoding U32 family peptidase: MELTREFLRAAGLPGEDPRELPSSIGRFPDGAAYRTEIPSVEGPEALAAVLAEADQRAVPVHRVSQGSGGLLLTQAELRTMAELGAAAGIEVSLFARPLAGWDVGAASLAPGAAGLGAQARGVEQLVHVLEDIRRMTEAGIRGTLVTDLGVLSIAAQMRAAGELPADLRFKTSVQMGLANPASIRIAARLGADSYNVPTDLSLAQIAAVRAAVDIPIDLYVEAPDDLGGFVRHFEIAEIVRVAAPVYLKFGLRGAPNIYPAGTHLTATAIALGRERVRRAEIGLELLHRYAPDLASAGSVLPAADLAVPAPTTEATTAPTSQPVPTTEPSSTHTPAVAR; the protein is encoded by the coding sequence ATGGAACTGACACGAGAATTCCTGCGGGCCGCCGGTCTGCCCGGCGAGGATCCGCGGGAGCTGCCGAGCAGCATCGGGCGCTTCCCTGACGGCGCGGCCTACCGGACCGAGATTCCGAGCGTCGAGGGGCCGGAGGCGCTGGCCGCGGTGCTGGCGGAGGCGGACCAGCGGGCCGTGCCGGTGCACCGCGTCTCCCAGGGCAGCGGCGGGCTGCTGCTCACCCAGGCCGAGCTGCGCACCATGGCCGAACTCGGCGCGGCAGCCGGGATCGAGGTCAGCCTGTTCGCCCGGCCGCTGGCCGGCTGGGACGTCGGCGCCGCCTCCCTCGCCCCCGGCGCCGCGGGCCTCGGGGCCCAGGCCCGCGGCGTCGAGCAGCTCGTCCACGTGCTGGAGGACATCCGCCGGATGACCGAGGCCGGAATCCGCGGGACCCTGGTGACAGACCTCGGTGTGCTGTCGATCGCCGCGCAGATGCGAGCCGCCGGGGAACTGCCCGCCGATCTACGTTTCAAGACCAGCGTGCAGATGGGGCTGGCGAACCCGGCCTCGATCCGGATCGCCGCCCGGCTGGGCGCCGACTCGTACAACGTCCCGACCGACCTGTCACTCGCGCAGATCGCGGCGGTGCGCGCCGCGGTGGACATCCCGATCGACCTGTACGTGGAAGCGCCCGACGACCTCGGCGGCTTCGTGCGGCATTTCGAGATCGCCGAGATCGTCCGCGTCGCCGCGCCGGTCTACCTGAAGTTCGGGCTGCGGGGCGCCCCCAACATCTACCCAGCAGGGACGCATCTGACCGCCACGGCGATCGCACTCGGCCGTGAACGGGTCCGCCGGGCCGAGATCGGCCTGGAACTCCTTCACCGCTACGCACCCGACCTGGCGTCCGCCGGTTCGGTGCTGCCCGCCGCCGACCTGGCCGTGCCGGCACCAACCACCGAGGCAACCACGGCACCGACCAGTCAGCCGGTGCCGACCACCGAGCCGTCCTCGACCCACACCCCGGCGGTGGCACGATGA
- a CDS encoding glycoside hydrolase family 3 N-terminal domain-containing protein: MTATALTPGKVADLLSQLTLEQKVAQLTGFAVTDLVVRPTSPRPGGAGAGAEKAGPTIDVERLPALRPHGVGHLSLGWFLGHDADSLRSDLARVQAAVREATPFGIGALVHIEAISGLLHSSGPQFPTSWAQAATWEPALVTRAAAVTAAQMRAAGIQHALSPVMDLARDPRWGRVHETYGEDPELAAQFSVAFVRGIQGTDGSSGVLATGKHFVGYGASEGGLNQAATQLGRRALVDEYAEPFRRAIAEADLATIMNSYNEIDGVPCVADRWLLTELLRDQLGFTGLVVSDYDSVTLQTRFFHTADSPGRAAVQAVSAGLDVELPGDTNYSHLVEEVRSGRFDESIIDTAAARVLTAKARAGLIPGMSARGPAPAPRTPDPGEPAAVRRAIAERGIVLLDNDGTLPLTPRAGRIVVVGPAADELRIHFGAYTSVSNAEVPLGMVAVMTGQVPGVDPATFVFTDIFQPRMPGMDERFEAEARRLHPDAPTVLDALRQADPSVVYVPLGRFEAAAEHPLDSAAAEHPLDSAAVEQAVAGADIVVAVVGERTGWVGNNTAGEGQSTASPTLPGDQEALVALLAATGKPLVTVVVSGRPLLLGAVAQASNAVLLAPLLGEEAGAAIADTLFGTVNPSGKLPSTFPRHLGQVPLYHGHHYGSGYDHPTGSRHGYNDLADNSPLYPFGHGLSYSTFEVALDDSAGAAVEYVDGLLRARLAAANTSGVDGETVVQLYARDEAATVVRPVRRLIGFTRLTLAAGQRATVSLEAPVERLFYTQVDGTRGIEAGEVTLLAGFSSDDIRAHATITVPARTA, translated from the coding sequence ATGACCGCCACCGCGTTGACCCCCGGCAAGGTCGCGGACCTGCTCTCCCAGCTCACGCTGGAGCAGAAGGTCGCCCAGCTCACCGGATTCGCCGTCACCGACCTCGTCGTGCGTCCGACCAGCCCCAGGCCCGGCGGCGCGGGCGCGGGCGCGGAGAAGGCCGGCCCGACCATCGACGTCGAACGGTTGCCGGCGCTGCGGCCGCACGGGGTGGGGCACCTGTCACTGGGGTGGTTCCTCGGCCACGACGCCGACAGCCTGCGGTCCGATCTCGCGCGGGTCCAGGCGGCGGTGCGCGAGGCGACACCGTTCGGGATCGGGGCGCTCGTGCACATCGAGGCGATCAGCGGCCTGCTGCACAGCTCGGGCCCGCAGTTCCCGACCTCCTGGGCGCAGGCGGCCACCTGGGAGCCGGCGCTTGTGACGCGCGCCGCCGCCGTGACCGCCGCCCAGATGCGCGCCGCCGGGATCCAGCACGCGCTGTCACCGGTCATGGATCTCGCCCGGGATCCACGGTGGGGCCGCGTGCACGAGACCTACGGGGAGGACCCGGAGCTCGCCGCGCAGTTCTCCGTCGCGTTCGTGCGCGGCATCCAGGGCACCGACGGCTCCTCCGGAGTGCTCGCGACGGGCAAGCACTTCGTCGGTTACGGCGCCTCCGAAGGAGGGCTCAACCAGGCCGCCACCCAGCTCGGCCGGCGCGCGCTCGTCGACGAGTACGCCGAGCCGTTCCGCCGCGCCATCGCCGAGGCCGACCTCGCGACCATCATGAACTCCTACAACGAGATCGACGGCGTCCCCTGCGTCGCGGACCGCTGGCTGCTCACCGAGCTGCTGCGCGACCAGCTCGGCTTCACCGGCCTCGTCGTCAGCGACTACGACTCCGTGACACTGCAGACCCGCTTCTTCCACACCGCGGACTCGCCGGGGCGGGCCGCCGTCCAGGCGGTCAGCGCCGGCCTCGACGTCGAGCTCCCCGGCGACACCAACTACTCCCACCTGGTCGAGGAGGTCAGGAGCGGCCGGTTCGACGAGTCGATCATCGACACCGCCGCCGCCCGCGTCCTCACCGCCAAGGCCCGCGCCGGCCTCATCCCCGGCATGTCGGCGCGCGGACCCGCTCCCGCACCCAGGACACCGGATCCCGGCGAGCCGGCGGCGGTACGCCGTGCCATCGCCGAGCGGGGCATCGTCCTGCTCGACAACGACGGGACACTGCCGCTCACGCCCCGGGCCGGCCGCATCGTGGTGGTCGGCCCCGCGGCCGACGAGCTGCGCATCCACTTCGGCGCCTACACCTCGGTCTCGAACGCCGAGGTGCCGCTGGGGATGGTCGCGGTGATGACCGGGCAGGTCCCCGGCGTCGACCCGGCGACCTTCGTCTTCACCGACATCTTCCAGCCCCGGATGCCGGGGATGGACGAACGGTTCGAGGCCGAGGCCCGCAGGCTCCACCCTGACGCGCCCACCGTGCTCGACGCGCTGCGGCAGGCCGACCCGTCCGTCGTGTACGTCCCCCTCGGGCGGTTCGAGGCCGCCGCCGAGCACCCGCTGGACAGCGCCGCCGCCGAGCACCCGCTGGACAGCGCCGCCGTCGAGCAGGCGGTGGCCGGTGCCGACATCGTCGTCGCCGTGGTCGGCGAACGGACCGGCTGGGTCGGCAACAACACCGCCGGGGAAGGCCAGTCGACTGCCTCCCCCACCCTGCCAGGCGACCAGGAGGCGCTCGTCGCCCTGCTGGCAGCCACGGGGAAGCCGCTGGTGACCGTGGTCGTCTCCGGGCGGCCGCTCCTGCTCGGCGCCGTCGCCCAGGCCTCCAACGCGGTCCTGCTCGCACCGCTGCTCGGCGAGGAGGCTGGCGCCGCGATCGCCGACACGCTCTTCGGCACGGTCAACCCCAGCGGCAAGCTGCCCAGCACCTTCCCCCGCCACCTCGGCCAGGTGCCCCTCTACCACGGGCACCACTACGGCAGTGGCTACGACCACCCGACGGGCTCCCGGCACGGCTACAACGACCTGGCCGACAACAGCCCGCTCTACCCCTTCGGCCACGGCCTGTCCTACAGCACGTTCGAGGTCGCCCTCGACGACTCCGCCGGGGCGGCCGTCGAGTATGTCGACGGGCTCCTGCGTGCCCGGCTCGCCGCGGCCAACACCAGCGGCGTCGACGGCGAGACCGTCGTCCAGCTCTACGCCCGCGACGAGGCGGCGACCGTGGTCCGCCCCGTCCGTCGGCTGATCGGTTTCACCCGGCTGACGCTGGCTGCGGGGCAGCGCGCGACCGTCTCGCTCGAAGCTCCCGTGGAGCGCCTGTTCTACACACAGGTCGACGGCACCCGGGGCATCGAGGCCGGCGAGGTGACCCTGCTCGCCGGCTTCAGCAGCGACGATATCCGCGCCCACGCCACGATCACCGTTCCCGCGCGCACCGCCTGA